A part of Brachybacterium faecium DSM 4810 genomic DNA contains:
- a CDS encoding NADH:flavin oxidoreductase (PFAM: NADH:flavin oxidoreductase / NADH oxidase family) → MAPDPTAAPPALLTPARLRELEIRNRIWLAPMCQYMVEEQDGVPTDWHLVHLGARAAGGFGLIVTEATAVSPEGRISAQDTGLWNDEQAAAWQRITSFCQRQGAKIAVQLAHAGRKASTWPALPQFRGRRGTVPEFAAGWRTVGPTSEPFPGLDAPDALTAQDIDRVIADFVDAARRAEAAGFDAVELHFAHGYLVHEFLSPLVNTRTDGYGGDGPGRRRLAIEIAAAVREQWPAERPLLVRLSATDWIDGGWDIEQSVELARELEAVGVDALHVSTGGAVIADIAVGPEYQVGFARTLRDAVAMPVAAVGLITDPHGAQAVLDRGDADFVAVGRAALREAGWPQRAAHELGVRDGALYPGAYRRGSW, encoded by the coding sequence ATGGCCCCTGATCCCACCGCCGCTCCCCCGGCGCTCCTCACCCCGGCACGTCTGCGCGAGCTCGAGATCCGCAATCGGATCTGGCTCGCACCGATGTGCCAGTACATGGTCGAGGAGCAGGACGGCGTGCCCACGGACTGGCACCTGGTGCATCTCGGCGCCCGCGCCGCCGGCGGGTTCGGGCTGATCGTCACGGAGGCCACCGCCGTCTCCCCCGAGGGCCGCATCAGCGCGCAGGACACCGGTCTGTGGAACGACGAGCAGGCCGCGGCCTGGCAGCGGATCACCTCCTTCTGCCAGCGCCAGGGCGCGAAGATCGCCGTCCAGCTCGCCCATGCCGGCCGCAAGGCCTCCACCTGGCCCGCGCTGCCGCAGTTCCGCGGCCGTCGCGGCACGGTGCCGGAGTTCGCCGCGGGCTGGCGCACGGTGGGGCCGACCTCGGAGCCCTTCCCCGGCCTCGACGCCCCCGATGCGCTGACCGCGCAGGACATCGACCGCGTGATCGCGGACTTCGTCGACGCCGCGCGCCGCGCCGAGGCCGCCGGCTTCGACGCCGTCGAGCTCCACTTCGCGCACGGCTACCTGGTGCACGAGTTCCTCTCCCCGCTGGTGAACACCCGCACCGACGGCTACGGCGGGGACGGACCCGGGCGGCGCCGTCTCGCGATCGAGATCGCCGCGGCGGTGCGCGAGCAGTGGCCGGCGGAGCGCCCGCTGCTGGTCCGGCTCAGCGCGACCGACTGGATCGACGGCGGCTGGGACATCGAGCAGTCGGTCGAGCTGGCCCGTGAGCTCGAGGCCGTGGGCGTGGATGCGCTGCACGTCTCGACCGGCGGAGCGGTCATCGCCGACATCGCCGTCGGCCCCGAGTACCAGGTCGGCTTCGCCCGCACGCTGCGCGATGCGGTGGCGATGCCGGTGGCCGCCGTCGGCCTCATCACCGATCCGCACGGCGCCCAGGCGGTGCTGGACCGGGGCGATGCCGATTTCGTCGCGGTGGGGCGCGCCGCGCTGCGCGAGGCGGGCTGGCCCCAGCGGGCGGCGCATGAGCTGGGCGTGCGCGACGGCGCGCTGTACCCGGGCGCCTACCGGCGGGGGTCGTGGTGA
- a CDS encoding acyl-CoA synthetase (AMP-forming)/AMP-acid ligase II (PFAM: AMP-binding enzyme), with protein MKVLSASATLRARVALRPRSTVLVDRHGELCAEELLDLVRLHRRRRRTRALPLAELPPTAPLRQVLVTALAGNGTLEVRSSGTTGPPRLQRRGPLSPAQLLTLGDLARRVGLRPGRSIASLVPGVRAQGLLVALGALGLGAPLVDLSHLTGPERVALLHRSSPDLLTGLPVHLEDLLRAEQVLGRERPLRIPRVISGSDVLSPALRADLARRFRARVHDVYGTTEAGPLTVDAHPLRRVRLREVGGLLRARTPFTGGRELVTDRGEIGEDGAVHVLGRADAAAAAAGMLHDPVEVVRVLCTHRGVDQVTVRMVPDEHLGVHTVAEVELHIDEEQETVAPTPESLQALVHDRLGAAAVPREVLLSSPGRPPAPR; from the coding sequence ATGAAGGTCCTCTCCGCCTCGGCCACCCTGCGCGCCCGAGTGGCGCTGCGTCCCCGCTCCACCGTCCTCGTGGATCGTCACGGCGAGCTCTGCGCGGAGGAGCTGCTGGACCTCGTGCGGCTGCATCGCCGGCGCCGCCGCACCCGGGCGCTGCCCCTCGCCGAGCTGCCTCCCACCGCGCCGCTGCGCCAGGTGCTGGTCACCGCGCTGGCGGGCAACGGCACGCTCGAGGTGCGTTCGAGCGGCACCACCGGTCCGCCCCGCCTCCAGCGGCGCGGACCGCTCAGCCCTGCGCAGCTGCTCACCCTCGGAGATCTCGCCCGGCGCGTCGGCCTGCGCCCGGGCCGGAGCATCGCCTCCCTCGTCCCCGGCGTGCGCGCCCAGGGGCTGCTCGTGGCTCTGGGTGCGCTGGGCCTCGGCGCTCCCCTGGTCGATCTCAGCCATCTGACGGGGCCGGAGCGGGTCGCGCTGCTGCATCGCAGCAGCCCGGATCTGCTCACCGGCCTGCCGGTGCATCTGGAGGACCTGCTGCGCGCGGAGCAGGTGCTGGGGCGCGAGCGCCCGCTGCGCATCCCCCGTGTGATCTCGGGCTCCGACGTGCTCTCCCCCGCCCTGCGCGCGGACCTCGCCCGCCGGTTCCGGGCGCGGGTGCACGACGTCTACGGCACCACCGAGGCCGGCCCCCTGACGGTCGACGCCCACCCGCTGCGCCGGGTGCGCCTGCGCGAGGTCGGCGGGCTGCTGCGCGCCCGGACCCCGTTCACGGGAGGTCGGGAGCTGGTCACCGACCGCGGCGAGATCGGTGAGGACGGCGCCGTCCATGTGCTGGGCCGGGCCGACGCCGCGGCCGCCGCGGCCGGGATGCTGCACGATCCGGTCGAGGTGGTGCGGGTGCTGTGCACCCATCGCGGGGTGGATCAGGTGACGGTGCGGATGGTGCCCGACGAGCATCTCGGCGTGCACACCGTCGCGGAGGTCGAGCTCCACATCGACGAGGAGCAGGAGACGGTCGCGCCGACGCCCGAGTCGCTGCAGGCGCTGGTCCATGACCGGCTCGGGGCGGCGGCGGTCCCGCGCGAGGTGCTGCTCAGCAGTCCGGGACGGCCACCGGCACCGCGGTGA
- a CDS encoding L-aspartate 1-decarboxylase (PFAM: Aspartate decarboxylase~TIGRFAM: L-aspartate-alpha-decarboxylase), giving the protein MLRTLMTSKIHRATVTQADLHYVGSVTIDPELTEAAGLVENEQVTIVDITNGHRLVTYVIEGERGSGVIGINGAAAHLVSPGDLVIIMAYGQLDAEEIAAHRPRVVHVDASNRIVALGDDGAQPVPGQDDQIDGRSSHGMR; this is encoded by the coding sequence ATGTTGCGCACTCTGATGACCTCGAAGATCCACCGGGCCACCGTCACGCAGGCAGACCTGCACTACGTGGGCTCGGTCACGATCGACCCCGAGCTCACGGAGGCGGCGGGCCTGGTCGAGAACGAGCAGGTCACGATCGTGGACATCACCAATGGTCATCGTCTGGTCACATACGTCATCGAGGGCGAGCGCGGCAGCGGCGTGATCGGCATCAACGGCGCGGCCGCCCACCTGGTCTCCCCCGGCGACCTCGTGATCATCATGGCGTACGGGCAGCTGGACGCCGAGGAGATCGCCGCGCACCGACCGCGCGTGGTGCACGTGGACGCGAGCAACCGCATCGTCGCGCTCGGGGACGACGGCGCACAGCCCGTCCCCGGCCAGGACGACCAGATCGACGGCCGCTCCTCGCACGGCATGCGCTGA
- a CDS encoding L-serine ammonia-lyase (PFAM: Serine dehydratase beta chain; Serine dehydratase alpha chain~TIGRFAM: L-serine dehydratase, iron-sulfur-dependent, single chain form), which yields MSISTFDMFTIGIGPSSSHTVGPMRAAALFARELLADDRLGPRVAEVAVHLYGSLAATAEGHGTLDAVVMGLEGADPENVDPVAGRDRVRRIEAEGGLRLDGSLEVSLRPSHIVRHPLTFLPRHSNGMAFLALDAEGTELQRRTMFSVGGGFVVDEADMDRSIAEVAAEGEGRQIFTTGDELLRVCEDRGISVSEAMLLRERQWRSDEEIRAGLLTLWRAMEDCIERGVRTSGVLPGGLEVRRRASSWYDSLAAEDPVRLPMNAFEWVSLAALAVNEENAAGGRVVTAPTNGAAGIIPAVLHFATTYIEGVDPEEIAVRFLLTAGAIGSLYKEHASISGAEVGCQGEVGSACSMAARALCEAMGGKPAQVENAAEIAMEHNLGLTCDPVGGLVQVPCIERNAMAAVKAITAARFALRGTGEHFVSLDTVIETMRRTGKDMHERYKETATGGLAVTAVPVAVPDC from the coding sequence ATGAGCATCAGCACCTTCGACATGTTCACGATCGGCATCGGACCGTCGAGCTCGCACACCGTGGGGCCGATGCGCGCCGCGGCGCTGTTCGCGCGCGAGCTCCTCGCCGACGACCGGCTCGGGCCGCGGGTCGCGGAGGTGGCCGTGCACCTGTACGGCTCGCTCGCCGCGACCGCCGAGGGGCACGGCACCCTCGACGCGGTGGTCATGGGCCTCGAGGGCGCCGACCCCGAGAACGTGGACCCCGTGGCCGGGCGCGACCGGGTGCGGCGGATCGAAGCCGAGGGCGGCCTGCGGCTGGACGGCTCGCTCGAGGTGAGCCTGCGCCCCTCCCACATCGTGCGGCATCCGCTGACCTTCCTGCCCCGGCACTCCAACGGGATGGCCTTCCTCGCCCTGGACGCGGAGGGCACCGAGCTGCAGCGGCGCACGATGTTCTCCGTGGGCGGCGGGTTCGTGGTCGACGAGGCGGACATGGATCGCTCGATCGCCGAGGTCGCCGCCGAGGGCGAGGGCCGGCAGATCTTCACCACCGGGGACGAGCTGCTGCGGGTGTGCGAGGACCGCGGGATCTCCGTCTCCGAGGCGATGCTGCTGCGCGAACGGCAGTGGCGCAGCGACGAGGAGATCCGCGCCGGCCTGCTCACCCTCTGGCGCGCCATGGAGGACTGCATCGAGCGGGGCGTGCGCACGAGCGGCGTGCTGCCCGGCGGGCTCGAGGTCCGGCGCCGCGCCTCCTCCTGGTACGACTCGCTCGCCGCCGAGGACCCGGTGCGCCTGCCGATGAACGCCTTCGAATGGGTCTCCCTCGCCGCGCTCGCCGTCAACGAGGAGAACGCGGCCGGGGGACGGGTCGTCACCGCGCCCACCAACGGGGCGGCCGGCATCATCCCCGCCGTGCTGCACTTCGCGACCACCTACATCGAGGGCGTGGATCCCGAGGAGATCGCGGTGCGCTTCCTGCTCACCGCCGGAGCGATCGGCTCCCTGTACAAGGAGCACGCCTCGATCTCGGGCGCCGAGGTCGGCTGCCAGGGCGAGGTCGGCTCGGCCTGCTCGATGGCGGCCCGGGCCCTGTGCGAGGCGATGGGCGGCAAACCCGCCCAGGTGGAGAACGCGGCCGAGATCGCGATGGAGCACAACCTCGGACTGACCTGCGATCCCGTCGGCGGGCTGGTGCAGGTGCCCTGCATCGAGCGCAACGCCATGGCGGCGGTGAAGGCGATCACCGCGGCCCGTTTCGCCCTGCGCGGCACCGGCGAGCACTTCGTCTCCCTGGACACGGTCATCGAGACCATGCGCCGCACCGGCAAGGACATGCACGAGCGCTACAAGGAGACCGCGACGGGCGGCCTCGCGGTCACCGCGGTGCCGGTGGCCGTCCCGGACTGCTGA
- a CDS encoding predicted permease (PFAM: Membrane transport protein), producing the protein MSGVLAGFFIVWAMIGVGWVVGRSGVLGPHGRYVLNRSTFFIASPALVLVGLLESDVRAVLSLPMLVAGISGLTTGALLILAVALFTTRRGPDLVVTAISGSVVNGANMGFPIAAYVLGDISHALPVILFQQAVYTPLYLFVLHRVTADPAAGPPGVLRSIVANPTIIASSVGLLLVLAGVQIPPIALEPVRSLADMAIPAMLLAYGLSLYGSRPLAKDDGYRGLIAVASASKLLLMPVIALGVALLLGLRGTALYEVVVMAALPTAQNVYVAAARYRASENLARDTVLITTIGTVLVLLLISAVLGV; encoded by the coding sequence GTGAGCGGGGTCCTCGCCGGCTTCTTCATCGTCTGGGCCATGATCGGCGTGGGCTGGGTGGTGGGTCGCAGCGGTGTCCTCGGCCCGCACGGGCGCTACGTCCTGAACCGCTCGACCTTCTTCATCGCCTCCCCCGCGCTGGTGCTCGTGGGGCTGCTCGAGTCCGATGTGCGCGCGGTGCTCTCGCTGCCGATGCTGGTCGCCGGGATCTCGGGCCTCACCACGGGCGCCCTGCTGATCCTCGCGGTCGCGCTGTTCACCACGCGTCGCGGACCCGACCTGGTGGTCACGGCCATCAGCGGCTCGGTGGTCAACGGCGCGAACATGGGGTTCCCGATCGCCGCCTACGTGCTGGGCGACATCTCCCACGCCCTGCCGGTGATCCTCTTCCAGCAGGCGGTGTACACGCCGCTGTACCTCTTCGTCCTGCACCGGGTGACCGCCGACCCGGCCGCCGGTCCCCCGGGCGTGCTGCGCAGCATCGTCGCGAACCCCACCATCATCGCGTCCTCCGTCGGCCTGCTGCTGGTGCTGGCCGGGGTGCAGATCCCGCCCATCGCGCTCGAGCCGGTCAGGTCGCTCGCCGACATGGCGATCCCCGCGATGCTCCTGGCCTATGGGCTGTCCCTGTACGGCTCGCGGCCGCTCGCGAAGGATGACGGCTATCGCGGGCTGATCGCCGTCGCCTCCGCCTCGAAGCTGCTGCTGATGCCCGTGATCGCGCTCGGGGTGGCGCTGCTGCTGGGGCTGCGCGGCACCGCCCTGTACGAGGTGGTGGTGATGGCGGCCCTGCCCACGGCGCAGAACGTGTACGTCGCCGCCGCACGCTATCGGGCCTCGGAGAACCTCGCCCGCGACACGGTGCTGATCACGACGATCGGCACGGTGCTGGTGCTGCTGCTGATCTCCGCCGTGCTCGGGGTCTGA
- a CDS encoding DNA/RNA helicase, superfamily II (PFAM: Helicase conserved C-terminal domain; DEAD/DEAH box helicase): MPKARRRSAHRSERFEDMALPDEVLGVLAGQGLERAFEIQSAILPDALSGRDVLARAETGSGKTLAFTLAMTSRFRGRKVHRRRPLGVVLVPTRELAVQVVDTIHPFARAVGTSAQLVAGGMNIEKQADAVARGVGIVVATPGRLIDLAERGALQLDLVESTVIDEADHMADLGFLPDVRDILAAIPMGTQKMLFSATLDGQVEQIVDSFLVDPVSHETTPVTAAVATMDHHVLAVAPAAKREVTAQLAARAGRTLMFTRTQLGAERVAQELVEVGVGAAALHGNKQQGLRTNVLAGFRQGAFPVLVATDVAARGLHIDDITMVVHVDPSDAVKEYVHRSGRTARAGAAGSVVTLALPHQLSATRRILAGAEVEPDWVEDVSSAEHPALAALGGRTPAGAPIEDPASVKYKGAPRKLDLSRGGRGADARKAEERRANEERRASWEQEAPRQGRGGGRGGGRGGSRPSGGKPGRSGGGKPGRGGSSGTGRGRGRSGAPTRAPRRRGGR; encoded by the coding sequence ATGCCCAAGGCCCGCCGCCGCTCAGCCCACCGCTCCGAGCGTTTCGAGGACATGGCCCTGCCCGATGAGGTGCTCGGCGTCCTCGCCGGTCAGGGCCTCGAACGCGCCTTCGAGATCCAGTCGGCGATCCTGCCGGACGCGCTCTCCGGACGCGACGTGCTGGCCCGAGCCGAGACCGGCTCCGGCAAGACGCTGGCCTTCACCCTCGCGATGACCTCCCGCTTCCGCGGACGCAAGGTGCATCGGCGGCGACCGCTCGGCGTGGTCCTGGTGCCCACCCGTGAGCTGGCGGTGCAGGTCGTGGACACCATCCATCCCTTCGCCCGGGCCGTGGGCACCTCGGCGCAGCTGGTCGCCGGCGGCATGAATATCGAGAAGCAGGCCGACGCGGTCGCCCGCGGCGTCGGCATCGTCGTGGCGACCCCGGGCCGCCTCATCGACCTCGCCGAGCGCGGGGCGCTGCAGCTGGACCTGGTGGAGAGCACCGTGATCGACGAGGCCGATCACATGGCCGATCTCGGCTTCCTGCCGGATGTGCGCGACATCCTCGCCGCGATCCCCATGGGCACCCAGAAGATGCTGTTCTCCGCCACGCTGGACGGCCAGGTCGAGCAGATCGTGGATTCCTTCCTCGTCGACCCCGTCAGCCACGAGACCACGCCGGTCACCGCGGCGGTGGCGACCATGGACCACCACGTGCTGGCGGTCGCGCCGGCGGCCAAGCGCGAGGTCACCGCCCAGCTCGCCGCCCGCGCCGGGCGCACCCTGATGTTCACCCGCACCCAGCTGGGCGCCGAGCGGGTGGCGCAGGAGCTGGTCGAGGTGGGGGTGGGCGCCGCCGCCCTGCACGGCAACAAGCAGCAGGGCCTGCGCACCAACGTGCTGGCCGGCTTCCGCCAGGGCGCTTTCCCGGTGCTGGTCGCGACCGACGTCGCCGCCCGCGGCCTCCACATCGACGACATCACCATGGTGGTCCACGTCGACCCCTCCGATGCGGTCAAGGAGTACGTGCACCGCTCGGGCCGCACAGCCCGCGCGGGTGCGGCCGGCAGCGTGGTCACGCTCGCCCTGCCGCACCAGCTCTCCGCGACCCGGCGCATCCTCGCCGGGGCCGAGGTGGAGCCCGACTGGGTGGAGGACGTCTCCTCCGCCGAGCACCCCGCCCTCGCCGCGCTCGGCGGCCGCACCCCGGCCGGCGCACCGATCGAGGATCCGGCGTCCGTGAAGTACAAGGGTGCTCCCCGCAAGCTCGACCTCTCGCGGGGCGGCCGCGGGGCCGACGCCCGCAAGGCGGAGGAGCGCCGCGCGAACGAGGAGCGGCGCGCCTCCTGGGAGCAGGAGGCCCCGCGGCAGGGTCGAGGCGGCGGCCGCGGCGGCGGTCGGGGCGGCTCGCGCCCGAGCGGCGGGAAGCCGGGACGCTCCGGCGGCGGGAAGCCGGGACGCGGCGGGAGCTCCGGCACGGGCCGGGGCCGCGGCCGGTCCGGGGCGCCCACCCGCGCCCCGCGACGCCGCGGCGGGCGATGA
- a CDS encoding acetyl-coenzyme A synthetase (PFAM: AMP-binding enzyme~TIGRFAM: acetate--CoA ligase): MSDDAATGIENLSQETRAFSPPTEFVQNAVARPSLYEEAERDRLAFWRSRASLLSWETPFTETLDWSNPPFARWFADGTLNAAYNCVDRHVESGHGAQAALLAEYEDGSDATFTYAEVKDEISRMANVLADCGVKTGDRVAIYMPMIPEAVFAMLACARIGAPHSVVFGGFSAEALRSRIEDAEARVVITADGQNRRGKQLPLKPAVDEALAGGGASVEKVLVVRRTGGDVDWTEGRDVWWHEARETASTEHTPVPVEAEHPLFILYTSGTTGKPKGIVHTTGGYLTQAAYTHRNVFDLKPSTDVFWCTADIGWVTGHTYVVYGPMANRTTQVIYEGTPDTPHQGRWWEVVQKHKVSLFYSSPTAIRTAMKWGEDIPAQYDLSSLRLLGSVGEAINPEAWMWYRRVIGGDRCPIVDTWWQTETGSIMISPLPGITATKPGSAQAALPGISADVVNDAGEPVADGEGGYLVLDEPWPGMLRGIWGDPERFKETYWSRFEGLYFAGDGAKRDEDGDIWLLGRVDDVMNVSGHRLSTMEIESALVSHDWVAEAAVVGANDATTGQSPVAFVILRGGNEDAIAEVGGEEKVPELLRAHVGREIGPIAKPKKVLLVTELPKTRSGKIMRRLLRDVAENREVGDTQTLADASVMDLIQEGLSGR; the protein is encoded by the coding sequence ATGTCTGACGACGCAGCCACCGGGATCGAGAACCTCTCGCAGGAGACCCGCGCCTTCTCTCCCCCCACCGAGTTCGTGCAGAACGCGGTCGCCCGCCCCTCCCTCTACGAGGAGGCCGAGCGGGACCGCCTCGCGTTCTGGCGCTCACGGGCCAGCCTGCTCAGCTGGGAGACCCCGTTCACCGAGACCCTCGACTGGTCCAACCCGCCGTTCGCGCGCTGGTTCGCCGACGGGACGCTGAACGCCGCCTACAACTGCGTGGACCGCCACGTGGAGTCCGGGCACGGCGCGCAGGCCGCGCTGCTGGCGGAGTACGAGGACGGCTCCGACGCGACCTTCACCTACGCCGAGGTCAAGGACGAGATCTCGCGCATGGCGAACGTCCTGGCCGACTGCGGGGTCAAGACCGGCGACCGGGTCGCGATCTACATGCCGATGATCCCCGAGGCCGTCTTCGCGATGCTCGCCTGCGCCCGCATCGGTGCGCCCCATTCCGTGGTCTTCGGCGGCTTCAGCGCCGAGGCGCTGCGCTCCCGCATCGAGGACGCCGAGGCGCGCGTGGTCATCACCGCCGACGGCCAGAACCGCCGCGGCAAGCAGCTGCCCCTGAAGCCCGCCGTCGACGAGGCGCTCGCCGGCGGCGGCGCCTCGGTCGAGAAGGTCCTCGTGGTGCGCCGCACCGGCGGGGACGTCGACTGGACCGAGGGCCGCGATGTGTGGTGGCACGAGGCGCGCGAGACCGCCTCGACCGAGCACACCCCCGTCCCGGTGGAGGCCGAGCACCCGCTGTTCATCCTCTACACCTCCGGCACCACCGGGAAGCCGAAGGGCATCGTCCACACCACCGGCGGCTACCTCACGCAGGCGGCGTACACGCACCGCAACGTGTTCGACCTCAAGCCCTCCACCGACGTGTTCTGGTGCACGGCCGACATCGGCTGGGTCACCGGCCACACCTACGTGGTCTACGGCCCCATGGCCAACCGCACCACCCAGGTCATCTACGAGGGCACCCCGGACACCCCGCACCAGGGCCGCTGGTGGGAGGTCGTCCAGAAGCACAAGGTCAGCCTGTTCTACTCCTCGCCCACCGCGATCCGCACGGCGATGAAGTGGGGCGAGGACATCCCGGCCCAGTACGACCTCTCCTCGCTGCGCCTGCTGGGCAGCGTCGGCGAGGCGATCAACCCCGAGGCGTGGATGTGGTACCGCCGCGTCATCGGCGGGGACCGCTGCCCCATCGTGGACACGTGGTGGCAGACGGAGACCGGCTCGATCATGATCTCCCCGCTGCCGGGCATCACCGCCACCAAGCCGGGCTCGGCGCAGGCCGCCCTGCCCGGGATCAGCGCCGACGTCGTCAACGACGCCGGGGAGCCGGTGGCCGACGGCGAGGGCGGCTACCTCGTGCTCGACGAGCCGTGGCCCGGCATGCTGCGCGGCATCTGGGGCGACCCGGAGCGCTTCAAGGAGACTTACTGGTCGCGCTTCGAGGGCCTGTACTTCGCCGGTGACGGCGCCAAGCGCGACGAGGACGGCGACATCTGGCTGCTGGGCCGCGTGGACGATGTCATGAACGTCTCCGGGCACCGCCTGTCGACGATGGAGATCGAATCCGCCCTGGTCAGCCACGACTGGGTCGCCGAGGCCGCCGTGGTGGGCGCGAACGATGCGACCACCGGTCAGTCCCCGGTGGCGTTCGTGATCCTGCGCGGCGGGAACGAGGACGCGATCGCCGAGGTCGGCGGCGAGGAGAAGGTCCCCGAGCTGCTGCGCGCCCACGTGGGCCGCGAGATCGGCCCGATCGCGAAGCCGAAGAAGGTCCTGCTGGTCACCGAGCTGCCCAAGACCCGCTCCGGCAAGATCATGCGTCGCCTGCTGCGGGACGTCGCCGAGAACCGCGAGGTGGGCGACACCCAGACCCTCGCCGACGCCTCGGTGATGGATCTGATCCAGGAGGGGCTCTCCGGCCGCTGA